A portion of the Lysinibacillus timonensis genome contains these proteins:
- a CDS encoding MFS transporter: MGKLKNRLTEQANMVNDGHHYTTEEVQRIYKRTLFIVILSQTFGGAGLAAGITVGALLAQDMMGTNSVAGLPVFLFTLGSALSSFLVGHYSQKFGRRYGLSAGFITGGIGALGVILAANTQNIFLLFLALFIYGAGTSTNLQARYAGSDLANAKQRATAVSIALVATTFGAVAGPNLVTPMGTLATSLGMHPLSGPFMLAAAAFILAGLIFFIFLKPDPLLVAKEISRNKRDLSASDHPNQMLPSVNKIGIITGASILILTQFVMTSIMTMTPVHIASGHDHSNLSAVGMVIGFHVAAMFLTSPITGYLTDKYGRIMMVTASGITLALSGILAAITPGDSIFMVTIALVLLGLGWNFGLISATTIIIDSTTIETRAKIQGSVDVAVAITGSIAGLLSGVIVAYTSFTILGYLGTFMALLLIPLILWSQTKNKINAYTKVR, from the coding sequence ATGGGAAAATTAAAAAATAGATTAACAGAGCAAGCTAACATGGTGAACGACGGTCATCATTATACAACTGAAGAAGTTCAACGTATCTATAAACGAACGTTATTCATTGTAATCTTATCGCAAACGTTTGGTGGAGCAGGTTTAGCTGCGGGTATTACTGTAGGTGCTTTGTTAGCTCAAGATATGATGGGGACAAATTCAGTTGCAGGATTACCCGTTTTCTTATTTACATTAGGCTCTGCACTGTCTTCATTTCTAGTAGGGCATTATTCACAGAAGTTTGGGAGACGTTATGGTCTATCAGCAGGATTTATAACAGGGGGAATTGGTGCATTAGGAGTAATTCTTGCAGCAAATACTCAAAACATTTTTCTTCTTTTTTTAGCGTTATTTATATATGGAGCCGGTACATCAACAAACTTGCAAGCCCGTTACGCTGGTAGTGATTTAGCAAATGCTAAACAACGGGCAACCGCTGTTAGCATTGCCTTGGTAGCAACAACTTTTGGTGCTGTTGCGGGACCGAATTTAGTGACTCCAATGGGGACATTAGCTACATCGTTGGGAATGCATCCTTTATCAGGGCCATTTATGCTAGCTGCAGCTGCCTTCATTTTAGCAGGTCTGATATTTTTTATTTTCTTAAAGCCAGATCCTTTACTTGTCGCGAAGGAAATCTCAAGAAATAAAAGAGATCTCTCCGCTAGTGATCATCCTAATCAGATGCTCCCTTCTGTTAATAAGATTGGCATCATAACTGGCGCAAGCATTTTAATTCTAACCCAATTTGTCATGACATCCATTATGACGATGACACCTGTTCATATAGCAAGCGGTCATGACCATAGTAATCTTAGTGCAGTCGGAATGGTGATTGGTTTTCACGTTGCAGCAATGTTCTTAACATCACCTATCACCGGCTATTTAACTGATAAATATGGTCGAATCATGATGGTTACTGCATCGGGTATAACGTTAGCTCTTTCTGGCATTTTAGCAGCAATCACTCCAGGAGACTCCATCTTTATGGTTACGATTGCTCTTGTGTTACTTGGTTTAGGCTGGAACTTTGGTTTGATTAGTGCAACAACCATTATTATTGATTCTACGACAATTGAAACTAGAGCAAAAATCCAAGGGTCTGTAGATGTAGCTGTTGCCATCACTGGTTCTATAGCTGGACTACTGTCAGGAGTAATAGTTGCTTATACGAGTTTTACAATTTTAGGATACCTCGGTACATTTATGGCCCTATTACTCATTCCTCTTATTTTATGGAGTCAAACGAAAAACAAAATAAATGCTTATACTAAAGTAAGGTAA
- the madM gene encoding malonate transporter subunit MadM, producing MLDIIQDVLSSNGLITAFVVVGLTMWVAYLISNKLTKGLIHGSAIAIVIGLVLAYVGGVMTDGTKGLSDVTFLAGIGFLGGSMLRDFAIVATSFGANFDEIKKAGFRGTISLFVGVVLSFVVGVIFAFMFGYTDAVSITTIGAGTVTYIVGPVTGAALGASSEVIAISIAAGLVKSVLVMVGTPFAAKYIGLNNPLSAMVYGGLMGTTSGVTGGLAATDPKLVPYGAVTATFYTGLGCLLAPTVLFLFTDMIF from the coding sequence ATGCTTGATATTATCCAAGATGTATTAAGTTCTAATGGTTTAATTACTGCTTTTGTTGTTGTCGGTTTAACTATGTGGGTAGCCTATTTAATTTCAAACAAACTGACAAAGGGGCTAATTCATGGATCTGCAATCGCAATTGTAATAGGTCTGGTTTTGGCATACGTAGGAGGAGTAATGACGGATGGTACGAAAGGGCTTTCAGATGTTACCTTCCTTGCAGGGATCGGTTTCCTAGGTGGAAGCATGTTACGTGACTTTGCAATTGTTGCCACTTCCTTTGGTGCTAACTTTGATGAAATTAAAAAAGCTGGTTTCCGTGGGACAATCTCCCTCTTTGTTGGTGTCGTATTATCTTTTGTTGTTGGTGTAATTTTTGCATTCATGTTCGGTTATACAGATGCTGTAAGTATTACAACAATCGGAGCTGGCACAGTTACTTATATTGTAGGGCCTGTAACAGGTGCTGCATTAGGAGCAAGCTCGGAAGTCATTGCAATTAGTATAGCTGCTGGATTAGTGAAATCGGTGTTAGTAATGGTAGGGACTCCTTTTGCAGCGAAATATATTGGTCTAAATAACCCATTATCTGCCATGGTGTATGGTGGTCTAATGGGGACAACATCTGGTGTAACTGGTGGTTTGGCAGCAACTGATCCTAAATTAGTACCATACGGAGCTGTTACGGCTACTTTCTATACTGGGTTAGGTTGCTTATTAGCCCCAACAGTTCTGTTCCTTTTTACAGATATGATATTTTAA
- the madL gene encoding malonate transporter subunit MadL, with protein MVIYGVAILAGCFLVGTIVGEFIGILMGVDSNVGGVGIAMLLLIIIVDKLIKSGKISKPALDGLSFWNQMYIPVVIAMAASQNVLGALTGGPLAIVAGIAVVLISWVCVPLLAGKPKVVENETAIPTTIGGEADA; from the coding sequence ATGGTGATTTATGGTGTTGCTATTTTAGCAGGATGTTTTCTAGTGGGAACAATTGTTGGTGAATTTATTGGGATATTAATGGGAGTCGATTCAAACGTCGGCGGTGTAGGGATTGCAATGTTACTTTTAATTATCATCGTAGATAAACTTATTAAATCTGGTAAGATTAGCAAACCTGCACTTGATGGGCTTAGTTTTTGGAACCAAATGTATATACCTGTTGTAATTGCCATGGCTGCAAGTCAAAACGTATTAGGCGCCTTAACAGGTGGACCTCTGGCAATTGTTGCTGGAATCGCAGTAGTACTGATTAGTTGGGTATGTGTACCTCTTTTGGCTGGTAAACCAAAAGTAGTAGAGAATGAAACAGCAATACCTACTACTATCGGAGGTGAAGCAGATGCTTGA
- a CDS encoding GntR family transcriptional regulator codes for MELLNYPLDNALSRTIAEKILDQILNGELKPGDKIVESTYADLFQTSRSPVREAIYLLATEGLIERVPRKGAFIRGYSISEIQDLLDVRNNIEILAAKKIIDPQKNKQLLNEMMSILKNMEKSSNQLEYTHLNYAFHFTLIKFSGSTIFEDVYCKIALPLLRIQGIHFNLGETIEKSKREHKAIYELLKENQMDELISLLRKHTEDVIFNVRKTVL; via the coding sequence ATGGAGTTATTAAACTATCCATTAGATAATGCATTGTCTAGGACAATTGCAGAAAAAATATTAGACCAAATTTTAAATGGTGAATTAAAGCCAGGGGATAAAATTGTTGAAAGTACCTATGCAGATTTATTTCAGACAAGTCGATCTCCAGTACGTGAAGCTATTTACTTATTGGCTACAGAAGGTCTTATAGAAAGAGTTCCAAGAAAAGGAGCATTTATAAGGGGATATTCGATTTCCGAAATTCAAGATTTACTGGATGTTCGAAACAATATCGAGATTTTAGCAGCCAAAAAGATAATAGATCCACAAAAAAATAAACAATTGCTTAATGAAATGATGTCAATCTTAAAGAATATGGAGAAATCTAGTAATCAATTAGAGTATACACATCTCAACTACGCTTTCCACTTCACATTAATAAAATTCAGTGGAAGCACAATATTTGAAGATGTTTATTGTAAAATTGCTCTTCCATTATTACGAATTCAAGGGATTCATTTCAACTTGGGTGAAACAATTGAAAAGTCGAAAAGAGAACATAAAGCTATTTATGAATTGCTTAAAGAAAATCAAATGGACGAATTAATTTCTCTATTACGGAAACATACGGAAGATGTTATTTTCAACGTTAGAAAAACAGTGCTTTAA
- a CDS encoding ACP S-malonyltransferase: MRSAFLFPGQGSQFEGMLNNLPKDSAVTELLEESCDLLNTTIEKLHSKESLSTTKAVQQCLLIASVSAYKIFEKEGLTPDYVAGHSVGAFGAATAAGVLTFKDALTLVTLRGELMENSFNDGYGMAVVVGLDEYQLMEIVSDFFEDDHPIYVSNRNSPKQITLSGSKKGLEKVLDYVKEHGATNASLLNVSTPSHCPLFKEVSNSLLKEMNRINFNRPNIPISSNVNSRLLKSANEVKEDLALSICYPVRWHDAVYLLYEKGVRLLFEMPPGEVLTKLANQSFQDVRALSISKNGIDDCLYLMSN, from the coding sequence ATGCGAAGTGCGTTTCTTTTCCCAGGACAAGGATCTCAATTTGAGGGGATGTTAAACAATCTACCGAAAGACTCTGCTGTTACAGAACTGTTAGAAGAGAGTTGTGATTTACTAAATACAACGATTGAGAAATTGCATAGTAAGGAATCATTATCAACAACTAAGGCTGTACAGCAATGCTTATTAATAGCCTCAGTTAGTGCATATAAGATATTTGAAAAGGAGGGGTTAACTCCAGATTACGTGGCAGGCCATTCTGTAGGTGCATTCGGAGCTGCAACTGCTGCTGGAGTTCTAACTTTTAAAGATGCGCTGACCTTAGTGACTTTACGTGGAGAGTTAATGGAGAATAGTTTTAACGATGGATACGGAATGGCGGTTGTCGTTGGGCTAGATGAATATCAATTAATGGAAATTGTAAGTGATTTTTTTGAAGATGATCATCCAATTTACGTATCGAATCGAAATTCGCCGAAGCAAATAACATTATCCGGTTCAAAAAAGGGGTTAGAAAAGGTACTTGATTATGTAAAGGAACATGGTGCTACGAATGCATCACTACTAAATGTATCAACGCCTTCTCACTGCCCTTTATTTAAAGAGGTAAGTAATTCATTATTAAAAGAGATGAATAGAATTAATTTTAATAGACCGAATATTCCGATATCAAGCAATGTAAATTCTAGATTACTAAAAAGTGCAAATGAAGTGAAAGAAGACCTAGCTTTAAGTATCTGTTATCCAGTTCGTTGGCATGATGCAGTATATTTACTTTATGAGAAAGGGGTAAGACTATTGTTCGAAATGCCTCCAGGTGAAGTATTAACAAAACTGGCGAACCAGTCTTTTCAGGATGTTCGAGCATTATCAATATCCAAAAACGGAATCGACGATTGTTTATATCTAATGTCTAATTAA
- the mdcA gene encoding malonate decarboxylase subunit alpha: MVLTNTKSSEREMKSWTTRLEAKKERVASVSDIVDGVVIPTNQIVEALERLIKPGDRVVLEGNNQKQASFLSQSLVQVNPKKVHDLHMIMSSISRPEHLDIFEEGIARKIDFSYAGPQSLRIAQMIEDGKVELGDLHTYVELYGRLFIDLIPSVALVAADKADRHGNLYTGPNTEETPTLVEAAAFRDGIVIVQVNELVDELPRVDIPSSWIDFVVVADKPYELEPLFTRDPRHITDIQILQAMMVIRGIYEKHGVKSLNHGIGFNTAAIELLLPTYGESLGLKGKICTNWVLNPHPTLIPAIESGWVESVHCFGGELGMEQYVAARRDIFFTGKDGSLRSNRTLAQLAGQYAVDLFIGSTLQMDAYGNSSTVTKGRVAGYGGAPNMGHDPGGRRHSSEAWYNMMTSEDPLARGKKLVVQVAETFQEANKPVFVESLDAISVKDKANLAVAPVMIYGEDVTHVVTEEGIAYLYKTDSSSEKREMIASIAGVTPIGMEHNPKSTERLREKGLIALPEDLGIRRADAKRSLLAAKNIDELVQWSGGLYTPPAKFRSW, translated from the coding sequence ATGGTATTAACAAATACAAAAAGTTCAGAGAGAGAAATGAAATCATGGACTACTAGATTAGAGGCCAAAAAAGAAAGAGTTGCTAGTGTAAGTGATATTGTTGATGGCGTAGTCATACCAACTAACCAAATCGTGGAAGCTTTAGAGAGGCTAATTAAACCTGGAGATCGTGTTGTTTTAGAGGGAAATAATCAAAAACAAGCATCATTCTTATCTCAGTCATTAGTACAAGTAAATCCGAAAAAGGTTCATGATCTCCATATGATTATGTCAAGTATTTCTAGACCGGAGCATTTAGATATCTTTGAAGAAGGGATTGCTAGAAAAATAGATTTTTCTTATGCTGGTCCTCAAAGTTTGAGAATTGCTCAAATGATTGAAGATGGAAAGGTAGAGTTAGGAGATTTACACACATACGTTGAATTATATGGACGCCTATTTATAGATCTTATCCCTTCAGTGGCTCTAGTTGCTGCAGATAAGGCAGACCGCCACGGAAATTTATATACAGGACCTAATACGGAGGAAACACCAACACTGGTTGAAGCGGCGGCATTTAGAGATGGAATCGTTATAGTACAGGTAAATGAACTAGTGGATGAACTTCCGCGTGTAGATATCCCAAGCTCATGGATTGACTTTGTTGTCGTGGCAGACAAGCCATATGAACTTGAACCATTATTTACAAGAGATCCAAGACATATTACAGATATTCAAATTCTACAAGCTATGATGGTTATCCGTGGAATCTATGAAAAGCATGGGGTGAAATCATTAAATCATGGGATCGGTTTCAATACAGCTGCAATTGAATTATTACTTCCTACGTATGGAGAGTCTTTAGGCCTTAAGGGGAAAATTTGTACGAATTGGGTGTTGAATCCGCATCCTACTTTAATTCCGGCAATTGAATCAGGATGGGTAGAAAGTGTTCATTGTTTCGGTGGAGAACTAGGAATGGAACAGTATGTTGCAGCTAGGAGAGATATCTTCTTTACAGGTAAAGATGGTAGCTTGCGTTCAAATCGTACACTTGCTCAATTAGCAGGTCAATATGCGGTTGATTTATTTATTGGTTCCACTTTGCAAATGGATGCATATGGAAATTCCTCAACAGTTACGAAGGGTCGTGTAGCTGGTTATGGTGGGGCACCGAATATGGGGCATGACCCAGGCGGAAGACGCCATTCCTCAGAAGCTTGGTATAACATGATGACTTCCGAAGATCCGCTTGCTAGAGGTAAAAAACTAGTTGTTCAAGTAGCTGAAACGTTCCAAGAGGCAAACAAACCGGTATTTGTTGAATCGTTAGATGCAATTAGTGTAAAAGACAAAGCAAACTTAGCCGTTGCACCAGTCATGATTTACGGGGAAGATGTTACGCATGTTGTCACAGAAGAAGGAATTGCCTACCTATATAAAACAGACAGTTCATCAGAAAAAAGGGAAATGATTGCTTCCATTGCCGGTGTTACACCAATTGGTATGGAACACAATCCAAAATCTACAGAACGTTTACGTGAAAAGGGATTAATAGCCCTCCCAGAAGACTTAGGAATTCGAAGAGCAGATGCAAAACGCTCTTTACTTGCTGCTAAAAATATTGATGAACTTGTTCAATGGTCGGGTGGATTGTATACACCTCCAGCAAAATTCCGTAGTTGGTAA
- the mdcB gene encoding triphosphoribosyl-dephospho-CoA synthase MdcB — MEKAHTLSTRLADLAVESLVEELSLTPKPGLVDQLDQGSHDDLTYSIMMDSAKSLHQTFYEMSMAAYGNCPSQELREKIGEIGRYGEVEMFRVTNGVNTHKGAIWSLGLITAATAIHLGNCSEEQICFTAGAIAKYEDRFIPHQVTNGIKAVQRYGVHGAKAEAQMAFPHIRKYSLPMLKEALKRYDYETAKFYSFLALVANLDDTCILHRGGMEGLVYAKQSAKNVLKSNRLDELHSMNENFIERNLSPGGSADLLAATIYVYKISQLPSILKQEVEGVHAILN, encoded by the coding sequence ATGGAAAAGGCACATACTTTATCAACTCGATTGGCCGATTTAGCTGTTGAATCTCTAGTTGAAGAATTATCACTTACACCTAAGCCAGGACTGGTGGATCAGTTAGATCAGGGGTCTCATGACGATTTAACGTATTCCATTATGATGGATTCAGCGAAAAGCTTACACCAAACATTTTATGAAATGTCTATGGCGGCTTATGGTAATTGCCCTTCGCAAGAACTACGTGAAAAAATCGGTGAGATTGGTAGATATGGTGAAGTGGAAATGTTCCGAGTGACAAATGGCGTCAATACACATAAAGGTGCGATCTGGTCACTTGGATTAATAACTGCAGCGACGGCAATTCATTTAGGAAATTGTAGTGAAGAGCAAATATGTTTTACTGCAGGAGCTATTGCAAAATATGAGGATCGGTTCATTCCACATCAAGTAACAAATGGTATAAAAGCTGTTCAAAGATATGGAGTGCATGGAGCAAAAGCTGAGGCCCAAATGGCGTTTCCTCATATACGAAAGTATAGCTTACCGATGTTGAAAGAGGCATTAAAACGATATGACTATGAAACTGCTAAATTCTATTCTTTCTTAGCTTTAGTAGCTAATTTAGATGATACATGTATATTGCACAGAGGGGGCATGGAAGGTTTAGTATATGCGAAACAAAGTGCGAAAAATGTACTGAAATCTAATAGGTTAGATGAATTGCATTCTATGAATGAAAACTTCATAGAAAGGAATCTATCTCCAGGAGGTAGTGCAGACTTACTGGCTGCAACGATTTACGTATACAAGATTAGCCAACTTCCATCGATACTCAAACAAGAGGTTGAGGGCGTTCATGCAATTTTAAATTAA
- a CDS encoding malonate decarboxylase subunit delta — MQKLTYTFPASKSISRPAHVGVVGSGDLEVLVEPSNDNKANFEVRTGIIGFQETWKKVIERFMSQNDIAANIIINDFGATPGVVSIRLAQALEVSTNDTTNN; from the coding sequence ATGCAGAAATTAACATATACGTTTCCAGCTTCTAAATCCATAAGCCGACCTGCGCACGTTGGGGTTGTAGGCTCAGGAGATCTAGAAGTTTTAGTTGAACCATCTAATGATAACAAAGCAAATTTTGAAGTTCGAACAGGTATTATTGGTTTCCAAGAGACATGGAAAAAGGTAATTGAACGTTTTATGAGTCAAAACGATATAGCTGCCAATATCATAATAAATGATTTTGGAGCAACACCTGGTGTTGTTTCAATCCGATTAGCACAAGCATTGGAGGTGAGCACAAATGACACTACTAATAACTGA
- the mdcD gene encoding biotin-independent malonate decarboxylase subunit beta, whose amino-acid sequence MTLLITDSLVESLARERAFKLLDKDKDSAYEILGPFDRFESPHLVAQHIVPQYDDGVIIVKGTLNGKPTVVISIEGNFQGGGIGEVSGAKIAGTLEKALKECKEGELVYPVIIYDTGGVRLQEANYGLLSIAEIGAAIVELREYVPVVGIIPGKIGSFGGMSLTAGLCSALIMTREGRLGMNGPEVVEQEAGIRELDSRNKQLIWKMIGGAVRKNMGLADIVVEDDVPNYQNAILSIWNGEVELKNRTKQVNQFLSLYKSLELDEKITPNQAVEKFRNIENIKSEVVPPSQEPVNSRGKKWFDALTNGKPSISEIPSVLVADTEVEGKLARVIAVVPNKENQYYRARNGEVGLLEGWAIAKYVREVIEEDKNLDEKRLIIPVVDVPSQAFGYHEELFGIYLSCSAALDAYATARIEGHPIVAAIVGNAISGAFLSHGMQANRLVALNDEGVNVHVMSKKSAALITQRTIEELDEAAKGVPSMAYDIKSFEKLGALYQLIDGVSADEPNDQDIKVLVTAIVGALEDIKSEDVRNLSYRLKTEIAITSGRVASIKVREMIDQQWK is encoded by the coding sequence ATGACACTACTAATAACTGATAGTTTAGTTGAAAGCTTAGCAAGAGAACGAGCTTTTAAATTGTTAGATAAAGATAAAGACAGTGCTTATGAAATTTTAGGGCCATTCGACAGATTTGAATCGCCTCATTTAGTAGCTCAACATATTGTGCCTCAATATGACGATGGCGTCATTATCGTAAAAGGCACTCTAAATGGAAAGCCAACTGTTGTCATTTCAATTGAAGGTAATTTCCAGGGCGGAGGAATTGGTGAAGTATCAGGGGCTAAAATTGCTGGAACTTTGGAGAAAGCTTTAAAAGAATGTAAAGAAGGTGAATTAGTCTATCCAGTCATTATTTATGATACTGGAGGAGTTCGTCTTCAAGAAGCAAATTATGGTTTATTATCTATCGCGGAAATTGGGGCAGCTATTGTCGAATTACGTGAATATGTACCTGTTGTTGGAATAATCCCAGGTAAAATTGGGTCGTTTGGTGGGATGTCTCTGACTGCTGGATTATGTAGCGCTCTTATTATGACGCGAGAAGGGCGATTAGGAATGAATGGCCCAGAAGTTGTAGAACAAGAAGCAGGGATTCGAGAACTTGATTCACGAAACAAACAGCTCATCTGGAAGATGATTGGTGGAGCTGTACGAAAAAATATGGGCCTAGCTGACATTGTTGTTGAAGATGATGTACCAAACTATCAAAATGCGATTCTAAGTATTTGGAATGGCGAAGTAGAGTTAAAAAACCGAACGAAACAGGTGAATCAGTTTTTATCACTTTATAAATCGTTAGAATTAGATGAAAAAATTACACCAAATCAAGCCGTGGAGAAATTTAGGAACATTGAGAATATTAAAAGTGAGGTTGTTCCACCATCTCAAGAACCTGTGAATAGTAGAGGGAAGAAATGGTTTGATGCATTAACGAATGGAAAACCGTCGATTAGCGAGATTCCATCTGTATTAGTAGCGGATACTGAGGTTGAGGGTAAGTTAGCACGTGTTATTGCGGTCGTGCCAAATAAAGAGAATCAGTATTATCGAGCTAGAAATGGTGAAGTTGGATTACTTGAAGGATGGGCAATCGCCAAGTATGTTCGCGAAGTAATCGAGGAGGATAAAAATCTGGATGAAAAAAGATTGATTATTCCTGTTGTAGATGTACCGAGTCAAGCTTTTGGATATCATGAAGAGTTATTCGGTATATATCTTTCTTGTTCGGCAGCGCTTGATGCATATGCAACTGCTAGAATTGAGGGACATCCAATTGTAGCCGCTATTGTCGGTAATGCGATTTCAGGTGCCTTTTTATCCCACGGTATGCAAGCAAACCGATTAGTTGCACTAAATGATGAAGGTGTAAATGTGCATGTAATGTCTAAAAAATCAGCTGCCCTTATTACACAACGAACAATTGAGGAGCTCGATGAAGCTGCAAAAGGTGTTCCATCCATGGCCTATGATATTAAGTCATTTGAAAAACTAGGAGCACTATATCAATTAATCGATGGTGTAAGCGCTGATGAACCAAATGATCAAGATATAAAAGTATTAGTTACTGCTATAGTTGGTGCTTTAGAAGATATTAAATCGGAAGATGTACGAAATTTATCGTACCGTTTAAAAACAGAAATTGCGATTACGAGTGGACGAGTTGCGTCAATTAAAGTACGTGAAATGATTGATCAACAATGGAAGTGA